TCGAGACAAAATAGGCAGTCAATCAAGTTGCAAATTTTCAGTGGCTCAAGTTAGAGAAAATGAAGTGGCTTGGACTACTTGTAATCCCCTTAGACTTGCAACCATCTTGTGGCGGAATAGATCAGGCCTGTATCTTTTAAAAATGTTAAAATCATCAATTGTTCTAAAAATTTAAGCCGGTAGGATGAGATAAAtttgtttatatattttatattttcttaaaaaaaaatagtctaGGGTTATTCTTTGCTGATGAAATCGGAAAATATAGCCTTTTTTTTGTGGAGGTGAGGGAGCCAGTGACTGATCCTTCCATGGACTAGATTCTAAGAAAAAATCTTTGTTGACCATTCTTTTTACACCCGATCTACCCGGCGAAGTTTTTCTAGTATCTGGTCTCTCTTGAGCATGTGAGTCATAATGGATGGGAGAGGGACCGGAATTAAAGGACCGTTCAATCAATTCTTTTCCTTACACGTGATCCGCATAGGGACCGATgtcaaattattattttatttttatcaaaaaagtAACCTAGTTAGAATAAATGTACACTCAAAGAATGTGCTTAATTATGAATattgaaatagaaaaataaaagataaatatatttctGCACATATCACAAGTTGATATATCTTGGAATAATATTCATCAAATCCAGTGCTTGATGTTATCAAATTATTACATTTTTCTTAGATCTAAAACtgcaaacaagaagttctttacTAGCTGATTCAGCTAACCAAAATATAATAACATCGTTGACTTCTAGGAAATCCAATAGCAGGTAATAGATATCTTTTAAGGAGCAAGCTCGGTCGTTTCGTTAGCTCCTGGAAGCATGAGATTTCGTGGGGTTCAGGGCAAGGCCAGCTGCTGAGTCTCGAGGGAAGTCCATGAAGCTCATGACAGCGTACAACTGATTCCTTCTTAACGTAAGTTTCAAGAAACTTTTGATCGACCATACTTTCCCGTGATGCACTGCAGAAATCATAGCATTAAACTTGACTTGACTCAGACTTTTCTCTTCTTGCAGCTTACGCGAGACTCCGTTTTAAGATTCAACTCCACTCCTCGAGACTACTTCACAATTTGGATCATGTCTAGAGCAGCTCGAGTGCTCGGTAATAAAAGCTGGTGCAGTTCATGCACGCATTTCACTTTTACGttaagattctttttttttcttgggtggGGGGGATCTTATACTTTAAGATTGGCCTGTGTGATTTTAGACCTTTAATGTTCTTTATTGGAAAAAATAAGTATCTGACATACATATTCACAGGTTCATGAAACGGGAGATGTAACCATATGGGTTTTCGTCAAACTCAATCAAGCCATTAGCTAATCAATCAAGCTACACTCTTGGCTTAAGAGATGGAAAAATTTTCCACCTCGATCATTCTTAGATTGGAAATGAAACAAAGACATGGACCCCGTTGCTTAGAAGTGAAATAGGAGTCGCTCCATCATTCCATGAATTGGATCTTGTTGTGTATATCAGATTTATTTAGTAAAATATTCACTTTTACTAATATTATTATCCACTCATGAGCGACATGTCATGTGGTTTTAAAAGCCTTAGGTTGGGTTAAAATTGACCACATAAAGTTAGGGATCTCTATCAACCTATCAAAATGTTACATAAGCAACATTCAAAAAACAATGCAAGCAAATGGCACTGTGGAAAAAATAATAACGATCTCTTTTGTCAGTTTTATGTAATTTTCactttaatatatttattgGGCCGAGAACGTTATCCGTCTATAGGAATAACATATCCCCTTGAGAGGAAAGCCAGGCAGGTGCATAAGCTAACAAGGTGAGAAATGATTTTagagaacaaaagaaaatattggaACAAGGTGAGCTTGAATTAATGGTGTTTTAATTCTTTGCATGATTCCTTTAGAAATGATCAACATTAACAACATTGGTGTGTGTATGCAGAAGTGCAAGCCAAGTTAAATAAGATGATAAGCATCAATAAGCACGGGAGGTGGAGAAAAGGTGCAAAATGATGAAGAGGCACAACgtgaagaggaggagaactTCTGATTTTACTAAAAGCAAGCATAGAAAAGGTTCTTGAGACTTTTTAACTGATATGACCAAGCCTCTTTGTGCGAAAGTGTATTAGCTTCATGTACATTAGATGAAGGAGGGGGCTATGAAGAATGCAAGCGTAACATCAGGAATCAATAAGCCTTATCAATAATACGATGGAAGAAAAGTAGAATAGTGAGACTTCAGCACTATCAGTACGTCCTTGACAAAGACTATGCACCTATTTTTCCTTGATATTTCTTCCATTGATGGTTACACGCATGAAGACACATTTGAAACCTCACCAACTTTTCAATCAAAACTATCATTGAAAGGTTTTGAATTAAGGAACCTTAATTAGTGATCATTTTTTACTAGCAATTGATTTTAATCCCATAATTGACGAAATTATCTTGTTAGTGCTCCAGAGTCTCCATGCATGATTTAGCATCAAGAACATTATATTCTTAGTTATCAGCAAGTAAAATTGGCAATTCATTCATACCGGGTTCGTGAATGCCATTAATAGCATCAATATCAGGAAAGAATCCATTTCCAAacatatttaccaaaaaaaaaatcataaataaaACATATGCGCATGGCGGAATTTTAATTGGCAACTGGACGTTGACGTGGATTAAAGTCACCAGGAACTTTACCTGGCATGAGAAATGAAAATCTGACACAGATTCGCACCTAACAAGATTTACCATCCTGAAATTGCCTATGCCGGTACAATTACTGCACCCATCACTTACGTGCCGCCAATATTTAGATTTTAGATCACGTCCAAACCAGAAGCACCAATAGGTCCCCACGTCGACGTAACAACAATCGTCCTTTTGCTGTTGTGTCAATTTCTCATTGGCAGAGTACTCGGCTCCATGTTCGCTGAAAGATTTGTCCCCCGCACGCAGCAACATGAAAAGATCTTTAATAAATCAGATAAGTAGCTTGGGCCACCCATCCGACCAGCTGGGGGCGAGGCACTTTCTATATGATAGCTGTAGGGCCCAAGGAATCATATTTTCGAGGCTGATAGCATTtacctttaaaaaaaatttagtacaATAATCCAGTGGATATAGAACGAGAACTAGAGTGGAGATGGATATTCACTGCTCAATGACATCTGCAGATTAGTAAGAGACTGTGGATTCTTTTAGATTATTCATATATAGCAGAAGCCGAACTAAACTGCGGACTGGATCACTTTTTTTGTTACTAAGCATTTGAAAAAGATCTTTTGAATGTGTTATGTAGCTGTCCCTTCACCTCTACGTCATCTTCGTACTCACGCAAGAGCTCCAAGAGAGAGCAGGGGAGGTGGGTGGACCGATGAATGATGGTGGTGGTGAGGGCAATCAAGAGAGAAAATATGGAGAGAAAAAGGATGatggggaagaaaaagaaggagcgGCAGGTGAGTTTCCACCTTTCTAGTAGAggtaaagaagaaagaaagccaGCCTCTACGAGCTGGTCGGCTCGAACAGGAATAATAAGGCAACGACCTCTTGGTTGGCTTATTGGAGTTGAGTAAAAATATGTGGTATGTTTGAATCATTCAAGGTCAAAATTATGCTTGAGCCTTGATCTCTAtatctgttgcggggacggcgcTTTGGTCGGATCCTCGCGCAATAGCATAGCCCACACCGACGGAGCAAAGAAAGAGACTGCGTCCCCcaggaggtattgtccgctttgagggtcgagcgtacccagagccctcctcacggttttgtcccacaaaaggatCCTCACGAGGAAagggttattgagccccccatttaaggcgcagaacctttccgctactaatAGATGTGGGACTAACTTCGGCGCCCCCCCCCCAACGCAATATCGATCGCCGGTCTCCGCAGCTTGGAAAAAGTTTTTAGGTTCAACAGTAAAAGCTGAAAGCCGAAATGAAGCGCAGATTAAACCTGAGCATGAGAACAATGATAGTCTTGTAAATAAGCAGGAGATCGGTGTAACTCCTTGTGAATGACGCAAAGGTGGCATAGCTGGATTTTACGATAGAGATGTGCTTGGTGTGTCGGCAACGGAACATGGTGCTTGAGATGTGTCAGGTGGATGAGCAGGAGCCTGATCAGAAACAGGCAAAGGAAGTACCATGTAGGATCTATTACACACTGTTTTAAAGGGTAAGATAGATTCAAAGAATGTGACATCTCTACTAGCATAATTTTTACTGGAACGAAGGTGAACAATTTTATAACCCTAATTTTGACCGAAAGGATATCCAACAAAAATACCGGGTGTGGAGCATCAAATTTATGTTGGATATTTGGATTGTGCCCGTAGCATAAACAACCAAAAACCTTTAAGTGGTGATATATATAAAGGaaacttttaaataataattcatGGGGAGTTTTTCCTTGAAGCACTTTAGTGCATGTTTGATTAATAAGATAGGCATGCAGTAGGAGAATGCAATCACCCCAAAATATTAATGGTAAATTTGCATAGAAACGACGTGTGCGAGCAATATTTAAGAGAAGTTGGTGTTTTATTCTACTACTCGATTTTGTTGAGGAGTTCAAACCGAACTATATACATTGATGAATCACGCCGAGCgagtttaaaaaattaatgatatCATGATTAAAGAATTCAATGTCATTATCACTATGAATTTTATGAATGGTAGTGTCGGATTGTGTTTTGGccgttccaaaaaaaaaaaaaatggataaaaGTCTCAATTTTTTGTTGCATGAGATAAACCTGAGTGCTGCGTAAAAAATCATCAGCAACAGTTAAGAAATAGTGTGCTCCACTAATTGAAGGAGTATTATAAGGTCCCCAAACATCCATATGAACTAATTCAAAACAAAAAGTTGATGCAATGAACTTGAAGAAATTGGTAATCGACATTGTTTAGCTAATGGGCACACAGTGCAAATgcatttatttgaaaagaaaataCTAGAATCTAaagtagaaaatttttgaaataaactAGAAGTTGGATGTCCTAAATGGCAATGCCATAGGTCGACTTCATTTTGATGAACAAGCGTGGAAGCAAAATGGCTTGACTTGAGTTCCAAAAGCAAAGGCCATCATGCTCCCTTACCCATTCCAATCTCCTTCTTGTTCCGCACGATACCAAAGAAAAATACGATACCCAAgaaaaagcatgatagaataattgaGTGGTTTGGTGATTTTACTGACAGGTAACAACTTGAATTCAAAGCAAGGAACATACAAAACATCTTTTAGTGACAATTGTGGGGTAAGTTCAATAAAACCACCTGTGCGTGACCTGAACTTTGTTGCCATTAGGAAGTTGACAGGAGAACCAGAATGAACATGAGACGTATTCAAAAGATGAAGATTATAAGTCATATGATCACTGTATCTTGAGTCTATAACCCATGAACTAtccaaagaagaaaacaagaagcAATATCTGCAAGGTTGGCCCAAGGATGAGAATTATTGGGTGCGATTTTGGCTGCCATTCTTGACTCGGATGGTCATCCAGACCGTAGTAATCACAATGGTAAAAAAAAGCTCGCTACCCCAAGGGCGTTTTTGTTGATTTGACCACTTGGCAGAAGATGAATTAATTGATGGCAGTCATGGCGGACTGATTATAGTTGGATGTTAAACCATGTAAGGAGCAATCTGATGCAAGAGCATGAGCCCAAGCCGAAGGCGTGTGTGGTGATTGAGTCCCTTCTTTGGATGAGCACCAAATTACAGTAGGTCTATAAAGTTCCAGCAACAAATTACAATGGGTCCAAGATTTTCAGCATCAAGTCACATTGCGTTTAGTCGTCCCAACGCCTAATTTAATTGAGTCTAAGACGTTGAAGGGTCTTGATTTAATTTAGGAGTTTTATGATTGAGTCCATATATGAGAAGATTGAGTCCTTGTGAGAGAGTGAAATTGAGTCCAAGTGTAATGAGATTGAGTTTTTGTAATAAGTGAAATTAATTCACATTTGGCTAGGATCTTCAACGCCTCATTAGGATGATTTCCAAGCGTTGAAAGGGTTTTAGATTGGGATTGCTCCAAGTGTCTTACGGAAGAAATCCTAGTGGTATTAGGAGAAGAACCATGCAGCAAGGGGGAATAATCCTAGTTGGACTAGAAAACGTGTGTGGTTGGGGTTATCTTTTTAAACTCTAACCCGCACACAATCTAGAGGTGACACTTGTCCAACCCTTAGTTGGCAATTGGTTTAGGATAAATatcttcagatttaaatttttagattgtCATTATCTGATTCTTTTGAGTCCAACGATTTGGTTGTAACCACCCATGTATGCCGACATCTCTTCTTATAATTAAGAGAGgctttgataaatgaaaacatcTCAGAATTGTTTtgaaaaattttcagaaattattGAGTGATTATTCATGGCATGAAGAGACTCTTTACCTTGGTGAGACGCCAAATAGGATGATATTAGGTGGGTGAGACTCCTCCTAATCAGCCTAGGTTTGGAACGTTGAAGTGGTGTGACTCCTCTTCAATATTCCATAGTTATCCCACTTATCCACTGCCACCTAGCCAAATCCCTTTGAATTTCAACTTAAACCAATTTTCCAAcctatcttcttccttttcccttcTATTCATGTGAAGCCCTAGTCTCCATTAcctcggaggaggaggaggagggagagggagagggagagggagagggagagggggagagagagagagagagagagagagagagagagagagcgcaaaGTCATCAACTAAGATTCAAGATCGCCACAATCGTTGGACTCATGcaatttaaaatgatatcaTTACCGCAGGCTCTATTATTAGGCTTTGGGGTTGAAAATCTTTTATGGTATTCTCTAATAACTAATATAGTATCAGCTTAAATTCTTTCCTCACATTCTCTACCATGGCGGGGCAAAAAGAAACCCCTGCAGAAATTGGAAGGTGGCCCCGAGCCTCCTCGGCGGGAGGCCAAGggtggaaaagaaaaggaggtaaCGTCCTCTCACTCCCCTTAATTTTTCCGGGCATTACGTGCAGTGCCAGCCCTAAAATTATGAAGGTGACgcaaggttaaaaaaaaaaacaacattttcctcaccatagctttGGTCTAATGACACGTACCCCAGCCCCATGTCCCACATCCATGGCGCATGACCGTTCATCCTGGCCCCCGTCTCGCATCTATATGAGGCCTCACCAACCTCCCAAATTCCACAAGCCTctcacacacgcacacacagcgagagagagagagagagagagagagagaatggaggaggtggtggtgatAGTCGGAGCTGGGCCGTCGGGGCTCGCCGTGGCGGCATGTCTGAATAAACACTCCATCCCAAATATAGTTCTGGAGCGCGACGACTGCATCGCGTCGCTCTGGCGCAAGCGCTGCTACGACCGGATGTCCCTCCACCTCGGGAAGCAGTACTGCGAGCTCCCCCACGCGAAGCACCTGCCCACCACCCCAACGTTCATCCCCAAGGACGGATTCATCCGCTACCTCGACGACTACGCGTCGCGGTTCCAGCTCCGCGTCCTGCTTCGCCGCAACGTGGAGTCGGCGGAGTTCGACGCCGGCGCCGGGAGGTGGCGCGTCGCCGCGAGGAATCTGGACTCGGACGCTGCAGAGGAGTACCTGGCGAGGTACCTCGTGGTGGCGACTGGGGAGAATGATGGCATCGTTGTGCCGGAGATTCCCGGTCTGGATGGGTTCGATGGCCCGGTTTTGCACTCGAGTCAGTACCGGTCCGGTTCGGTCTTTAAGGCCAAGGATGTCTTGGTTGTTGGCTGTGGGAATTCCGGCATGGAGATTGCTTTCGATCTGGCTGACTCCGGGGCCCACACCTCTATTGTAGTCAGAAATCAGGTAACACAGCCCAACACTAGaaactttattttttaaaaattattattttcatttttatggtTTAAACAAAAAGTCCATAACTTGCTTGATTAGCATGGAAGTTTGTAGACATTGAGTGTCTCCAATGAAGTCTACTTGATGGAGATAGAATTAATTGCTGGTTCTTACATGATTGTTCTTGCAGGTTCATCTAGTAACGAAGGATATATGGTTGTTTGCTATGTTTATCATGAAACTTTTGCCATTGCATTTGGTGGACAggattattctttttctttgttttatcAAGTTTGGAAATACATCCAAGTATGGCATACGTAGACCAGCCAAGGGGCCCATGTATTTGAAGGTAAACAGCCCGGTGTATCCTGTTGTCGATGTTGGCACGTTCAAGAAAATACAGTGCGGAGAAATTCAGGTAAATGCAATTGCTATTACTATTTTCGAATCTTCATTTTATACCTTAGAACGATAAAGAAGCATATTGTGTCATAAATCAATATGACTGCTTGTAATGTTCCTTAATTGGTATGGATGAGCGATCAACATCTAATTATGAGATTATACATCATGCTATTGACTGATTTTGAGTGTATTGCTTTTTCAATTATTATATGTCAAAGGTTAGGTCTATTCTTAGTTTGTTCGATTTTTTGAACTATATCtggataatatattttttacttcaaagttatgtaaaaaaaaataagtatgAAAGGAATTGAATGTTTTGTCATATTTGGTTCTTAAATTAATGGAACAGGACAAAGTATAATGTATTATGTAATAGTGGACAAGCATATGTCCATACTCTGAATATAATATAATTGAATGTACTCTTACTTTTTTGATGAGTAAACATATGAATTTATTATTGAACATTGTGACCTGCATGGTGGACAGGTTCTGCCTTCTATAGCAAGCATAAAAGGCAATGATGTGACATTTTCCAATGGAAAGCTACATCACTTTGATGCCATCATTCTAGCTACGGGCTATAGAAGTGCAATAAAAAATTGGCTCAAGgtaaggagttttttttttcttttttccttgcaTGTTTTTCCATTGGTGATAAGCAAGATGAATTGCGATTATTTTTGATCTAAATACTTTTGTAGAGTGATGATTACCTAATTGGTGATGATGGAATGGCTAAGCAAAAATTTCCAGAACACTGGAAAGGGAGAAATGGGCTCTACTGTTCAGGGCTTGTAAGAAGAGGAATTTATGGGTCTGCGGAGGATGCATTAAGTATAGCTAATGACATTAGTAATAGCTATCAAATTGACCTAGGCAAAACATTGTAGAAGGTGCCAAAGCCTGCAAAAGTGTAATAAGGATTAATCAAGTTGGCTGCTTGCAGTAGTACATCTTTTATCTTGAATAAGTATTGACCCGGA
The Phoenix dactylifera cultivar Barhee BC4 chromosome 3, palm_55x_up_171113_PBpolish2nd_filt_p, whole genome shotgun sequence DNA segment above includes these coding regions:
- the LOC103723228 gene encoding probable indole-3-pyruvate monooxygenase YUCCA10, giving the protein MEEVVVIVGAGPSGLAVAACLNKHSIPNIVLERDDCIASLWRKRCYDRMSLHLGKQYCELPHAKHLPTTPTFIPKDGFIRYLDDYASRFQLRVLLRRNVESAEFDAGAGRWRVAARNLDSDAAEEYLARYLVVATGENDGIVVPEIPGLDGFDGPVLHSSQYRSGSVFKAKDVLVVGCGNSGMEIAFDLADSGAHTSIVVRNQVHLVTKDIWLFAMFIMKLLPLHLVDRIILFLCFIKFGNTSKYGIRRPAKGPMYLKVNSPVYPVVDVGTFKKIQCGEIQVLPSIASIKGNDVTFSNGKLHHFDAIILATGYRSAIKNWLKSDDYLIGDDGMAKQKFPEHWKGRNGLYCSGLVRRGIYGSAEDALSIANDISNSYQIDLGKTL